A stretch of the Actinotalea sp. JY-7876 genome encodes the following:
- a CDS encoding SDR family NAD(P)-dependent oxidoreductase, producing MSGPVGAPGAPLAGHTALVTGGGTGIGRAIALALGRAGADVAVTYRSHDAADVVAELRAMGRAAHAYQLDATDAAAVREIVFHASGALGGRIDVLVNNAGGLVARTPLAEMAPEHWHAVLDLNLTSAYLVTQAAIGVMPDGGRVVSISSLAGQDGGGAGAAAYAASKAGLDGLTRGLAKELGPRGITVNSVAPGFIGDTPFHERFTPEAGQRAAIAGTLVGRGGTPDDVAAAVLYLATEPGFVTGAVLDLNGGAHLR from the coding sequence GTGAGCGGCCCGGTGGGCGCCCCGGGCGCCCCGCTCGCGGGCCACACCGCCCTCGTCACGGGCGGCGGCACGGGCATCGGGCGGGCGATCGCGCTCGCGCTCGGCCGTGCCGGCGCGGACGTCGCGGTGACGTACCGCTCCCACGACGCGGCCGACGTCGTCGCCGAGCTCCGGGCGATGGGCCGCGCGGCCCACGCCTACCAGCTCGACGCGACGGACGCCGCGGCGGTGCGCGAGATCGTGTTCCACGCCTCGGGCGCCCTCGGCGGGCGCATCGACGTGCTCGTCAACAACGCGGGCGGGCTGGTGGCGCGCACGCCCCTGGCCGAGATGGCGCCCGAGCACTGGCACGCGGTGCTCGACCTCAACCTCACGAGCGCGTACCTCGTCACGCAGGCCGCGATCGGCGTGATGCCCGACGGCGGGCGCGTGGTGTCGATCTCGTCGCTCGCCGGGCAGGACGGCGGCGGCGCCGGTGCGGCGGCGTACGCGGCGTCGAAGGCGGGGCTCGACGGCCTCACGCGGGGCCTGGCCAAGGAGCTCGGCCCGCGCGGGATCACGGTCAACTCCGTGGCGCCCGGCTTCATCGGCGACACCCCGTTCCACGAGCGCTTCACGCCCGAGGCCGGGCAGCGCGCGGCGATCGCCGGGACGCTCGTCGGGCGTGGCGGCACGCCCGACGACGTCGCCGCGGCGGTCCTCTACCTCGCGACGGAGCCGGGCTTCGTCACGGGTGCGGTCCTGGACCTCAACGGCGGCGCGCACCTGCGCTGA
- a CDS encoding IclR family transcriptional regulator, which translates to MAADPHTATDGATSPVEAVDRALLVLQALAGAGPRGSGLAELAAGLGLNKTTVHRTLAALRFRGFVVQDPVSGAYALGTAATQLADDYFGEENLPVLLHPALTALCGAADELVHLGVLSGTHVVYLDKVEPERSVRVWSAIGRRSPAVTTALGRALLAYRGTDATTLAGYVRAAGDVPVDADHVWAVIERARVVGYATEDQENEAGISCVAVPLLRSGVAVAAVSVTAPAERMRPGRVTDLHRTMREVLPPLLPAGLALPAVA; encoded by the coding sequence ATGGCTGCCGACCCGCACACCGCCACCGACGGCGCGACGTCGCCCGTCGAGGCGGTCGACCGAGCGCTCCTCGTCCTGCAGGCGCTGGCCGGCGCGGGCCCGCGCGGGAGCGGCCTGGCCGAGCTCGCCGCGGGCCTCGGCCTGAACAAGACCACGGTGCACCGCACGCTCGCCGCCCTGCGCTTCCGGGGCTTCGTCGTGCAGGACCCCGTGAGCGGCGCCTACGCGCTGGGCACCGCCGCGACGCAGCTCGCCGACGACTACTTCGGCGAGGAGAACCTGCCGGTCCTGCTGCACCCCGCCCTGACCGCGCTGTGCGGGGCGGCCGACGAGCTGGTCCACCTCGGCGTGCTGAGCGGGACCCACGTCGTCTACCTCGACAAGGTCGAGCCGGAGCGCTCGGTGCGCGTGTGGTCCGCGATCGGGCGCCGCAGCCCCGCGGTCACGACGGCGCTCGGGCGGGCGCTGCTCGCGTACCGGGGGACCGACGCGACCACGCTCGCGGGGTACGTGCGGGCCGCCGGGGACGTGCCGGTCGACGCCGACCACGTGTGGGCGGTCATCGAGCGCGCCCGCGTGGTCGGCTACGCCACGGAGGACCAGGAGAACGAGGCCGGGATCAGCTGCGTCGCGGTGCCGCTGCTGCGCTCGGGCGTCGCCGTCGCGGCCGTCAGCGTCACGGCGCCGGCCGAGCGGATGCGGCCCGGACGCGTCACGGACCTGCACCGGACCATGCGCGAGGTGCTGCCGCCGCTCCTGCCGGCCGGCCTCGCGCTGCCCGCCGTCGCCTGA
- a CDS encoding glucose 1-dehydrogenase: MTNPFDLTGRTAVVTGGGRGLGRGITEAFLEAGADVVVLGRNPLPAELGEHAARLGRRVFFETLDLADGDAIAATAERVLAAHRVDVLVNNAGTQDRYPAAEFPLEAWDRVIDVNLRSVFQLCQLFGRPMLERGEGKIVNLASLLSFQGGLTVPAYAASKGAVAQLTKALCNEWSAKGVNVNAVAPGYMATEMNTALLADPVRLEQLSVRIPAGRWGRPEDIGNVVVFLASPAAAYVHGQVLAVDGGWLAR; this comes from the coding sequence ATGACGAACCCCTTCGACCTCACCGGCCGCACGGCCGTCGTCACCGGCGGCGGGCGCGGGCTCGGGCGGGGCATCACGGAGGCCTTCCTCGAGGCCGGCGCCGACGTCGTCGTGCTCGGGCGCAACCCGCTCCCCGCCGAGCTCGGGGAGCACGCCGCGCGGCTCGGGCGGCGGGTCTTCTTCGAGACCCTCGACCTGGCCGACGGCGACGCCATCGCGGCGACCGCCGAGCGGGTCCTGGCCGCGCACCGGGTCGACGTGCTCGTCAACAACGCGGGCACGCAGGACCGCTACCCGGCGGCCGAGTTCCCCCTCGAGGCGTGGGACCGGGTCATCGACGTGAACCTGCGCTCGGTCTTCCAGCTGTGCCAGCTGTTCGGCCGGCCGATGCTCGAGCGCGGCGAGGGCAAGATCGTCAACCTCGCGTCGCTGCTGTCCTTCCAGGGCGGGCTCACGGTGCCCGCGTACGCGGCCAGCAAGGGCGCCGTCGCGCAGCTGACCAAGGCGCTGTGCAACGAGTGGTCGGCCAAGGGCGTGAACGTCAACGCCGTCGCGCCGGGCTACATGGCGACGGAGATGAACACGGCGCTGCTCGCCGACCCCGTGCGCCTCGAGCAGCTGTCCGTGCGCATCCCCGCGGGCCGGTGGGGCCGGCCCGAGGACATCGGCAACGTCGTGGTGTTCCTCGCCTCGCCGGCCGCCGCCTACGTGCACGGCCAGGTGCTCGCCGTCGACGGGGGCTGGCTCGCCCGCTGA
- a CDS encoding FadR/GntR family transcriptional regulator, producing MSRTDQVVDGVTAMILDGRLGPGQRLPVEKDLAEALGVSRGSLREGMRALSVLGVVEMRQGDGSYVTALEPGLLAAPLGLVVELQAAGHALHVHAVRRLLETEVAGLAAAAARAPGTDLAAARGALDDGAAVLARAQGAADDDVDHEALLAADLAFHHALASACGNPVLAALADAMGGRTARHRLWRGVTDPEADRRTQRQHEAILDAVAEGDVERARVRMSAHLLEVEDFLRTRDATD from the coding sequence ATGTCACGGACGGACCAGGTGGTCGACGGCGTCACCGCGATGATCCTCGACGGCCGCCTGGGCCCGGGCCAGCGGCTGCCCGTCGAGAAGGACCTGGCCGAGGCCCTCGGGGTCTCGCGGGGCTCGCTGCGCGAGGGCATGCGGGCCCTGTCCGTCCTCGGCGTGGTCGAGATGCGCCAGGGCGACGGGTCGTACGTGACGGCGCTCGAGCCGGGGCTCCTCGCGGCCCCGCTCGGGCTCGTCGTCGAGCTCCAGGCCGCGGGGCACGCCCTGCACGTGCACGCGGTGCGCCGCCTGCTCGAGACGGAGGTGGCCGGGCTCGCCGCGGCCGCCGCGCGGGCCCCCGGGACGGACCTCGCGGCGGCGCGGGGCGCGCTCGACGACGGCGCGGCGGTGCTCGCCCGCGCCCAGGGCGCCGCGGACGACGACGTCGACCACGAGGCCCTGCTGGCCGCGGACCTCGCGTTCCACCACGCGCTCGCGAGCGCGTGCGGCAACCCGGTCCTCGCCGCCCTCGCCGACGCGATGGGCGGCCGCACGGCCCGCCACCGGCTGTGGCGCGGCGTCACGGACCCCGAGGCGGACCGGCGCACGCAGCGCCAGCACGAGGCGATCCTGGACGCGGTGGCCGAGGGCGACGTCGAGCGCGCGCGCGTGCGCATGTCCGCGCACCTGCTCGAGGTGGAGGACTTCCTGCGCACGCGCGACGCGACCGACTGA
- a CDS encoding NAD(P)-dependent oxidoreductase encodes MTTTADQGPTPATPYRVGVTADCLRPDGSAVFGDVRLERLTAAGLEWEIMAPESAHALTPALADGYDAVLAFGHAPFPRTLVQAAPRLKHVARFGAGYDGIDLDGLAAEGVVVTNTPLAVRRPLALSALTLLLAVAHRLVENHAAATSGRWTDRGRYRGAGVAGRTVGIVGLGGVGADLVTLLAPLGVRVLASDPFADPGRAQALGVELVPLDRLTAESDYVVLTAALTDGTRGMVDAAFLAGMRPTAHLVNVARGGLVDHAALTAALVTGRIAGAALDVLDPEPPAPDDPLLHLPNVVVTPHALCWTEDFTRDVSTSVVEALVDVAQGRVPAHVLNPDALARWRRGR; translated from the coding sequence ATGACGACGACCGCCGACCAGGGCCCCACCCCCGCGACGCCGTACCGCGTCGGCGTGACGGCGGACTGCCTGCGCCCGGACGGGTCGGCCGTCTTCGGCGACGTCCGGCTCGAGCGTCTGACCGCGGCGGGGCTGGAGTGGGAGATCATGGCGCCCGAGAGCGCGCACGCGCTGACGCCCGCGCTCGCGGACGGGTACGACGCCGTCCTGGCCTTCGGGCACGCGCCCTTCCCGCGCACGCTCGTGCAGGCCGCCCCGCGCCTCAAGCACGTGGCGCGCTTCGGTGCCGGCTACGACGGCATCGACCTCGACGGCCTCGCCGCGGAGGGCGTCGTCGTGACGAACACGCCGCTGGCCGTGCGCCGGCCCCTCGCGCTCTCGGCCCTGACGCTCCTGCTGGCCGTGGCGCACCGGCTCGTGGAGAACCACGCCGCGGCGACGTCGGGCCGGTGGACGGACCGGGGGCGCTACCGCGGCGCCGGCGTCGCGGGCCGCACGGTCGGCATCGTCGGGCTCGGCGGCGTCGGGGCGGACCTCGTCACGCTCCTCGCGCCGCTGGGCGTGCGGGTGCTGGCCAGCGACCCGTTCGCGGACCCCGGGCGGGCGCAGGCGCTCGGGGTCGAGCTCGTGCCGCTCGACCGGCTGACCGCCGAGTCCGACTACGTGGTGCTGACGGCGGCCCTGACCGACGGCACGCGGGGCATGGTCGACGCGGCGTTCCTCGCGGGGATGCGCCCGACCGCCCACCTCGTCAACGTGGCCCGCGGCGGGCTCGTGGACCACGCGGCGCTGACCGCCGCGCTCGTCACCGGGCGCATCGCCGGTGCGGCGCTCGACGTGCTCGACCCGGAGCCGCCCGCCCCCGACGACCCGCTGCTGCACCTGCCGAACGTCGTGGTCACGCCGCACGCGCTGTGCTGGACCGAGGACTTCACGCGTGACGTCTCGACGAGCGTCGTCGAGGCCCTCGTGGACGTCGCGCAGGGGCGCGTCCCGGCCCACGTCCTGAACCCCGACGCGCTCGCGCGGTGGCGACGGGGCCGGTGA
- the eda gene encoding bifunctional 4-hydroxy-2-oxoglutarate aldolase/2-dehydro-3-deoxy-phosphogluconate aldolase: MSTTLEALSAARLVPVVVLDDAKDADPLAAALVAGGLPVAEVTFRTAAAQDAIRAMSARGDILVGAGTVLTVEQVDQAVAAGADYVVSPGLSRAVVERCREHGVLPLPGAVTATEIQAALELGLTTVKFFPAGTSGGAKAIAALAAPFGGVTFVPTGGISASNLHEYLDVPSVVAVGGSWMVAKDLVRAGDFDTVTRLTAEAVALTQRS, encoded by the coding sequence ATGTCGACCACTCTGGAAGCCCTCAGCGCCGCACGCCTCGTCCCGGTCGTCGTGCTCGACGACGCGAAGGACGCCGACCCGCTGGCCGCGGCGCTCGTCGCCGGCGGCCTGCCCGTGGCCGAGGTGACGTTCCGGACCGCCGCCGCGCAGGACGCCATCCGCGCCATGAGCGCGCGCGGCGACATCCTCGTCGGTGCCGGCACCGTCCTGACGGTCGAGCAGGTCGACCAGGCGGTGGCGGCGGGCGCCGACTACGTCGTCTCGCCCGGCCTCAGCCGCGCGGTCGTCGAGCGGTGCCGCGAGCACGGCGTGCTGCCCCTGCCCGGCGCCGTGACCGCGACCGAGATCCAGGCCGCGCTCGAGCTCGGCCTGACGACCGTGAAGTTCTTCCCGGCCGGCACGTCCGGTGGCGCCAAGGCGATCGCGGCGCTCGCCGCCCCGTTCGGCGGCGTGACGTTCGTGCCGACCGGCGGCATCAGCGCGTCCAACCTGCACGAGTACCTCGACGTGCCGTCCGTCGTCGCCGTCGGCGGCTCGTGGATGGTCGCGAAGGACCTCGTCCGCGCGGGCGACTTCGACACCGTCACGCGCCTCACCGCCGAGGCCGTCGCGCTGACCCAGCGCTCCTGA
- the manD gene encoding D-mannonate dehydratase ManD → MRIERADVVVTSPGRNFVTLRLETTDGLVGLGDATLNGRELSVASYLRDHVAPLLVGRDARNIEDTWQYLSRGAYWRRGPVTMTAIAAVDMALWDLKGKAAGMPVYQLLGGRSRRGALAYGHASGTTLDALMVSIRNHLDRGFRAIRLQTGVPGLGKVYGVGTDQGVGQKYDYEPAGRTAAPVEEDWDTRAYLRHIPSVFEAVRAEFGPELPLLHDAHHRLSPNEAAQLGRSLEPYDLFWLEDVTPADNPEALRRVRAMTTTPLAIGEVLTSIHDYRQLITEQLIDFVRSSPAHAGGITGVKKLMDLAALYGIRSGFHQPTDISPVGMAAALHLDIALHNFGIQEFMEHNERTLEVFRTSYTFTDGLLDPGETPGLGVDLDLELAAQFEYTPAYLPVNRLRDGTLHDW, encoded by the coding sequence ATGAGGATCGAGCGGGCCGACGTCGTCGTCACGAGCCCCGGCCGCAACTTCGTCACGCTGCGCCTGGAGACGACCGACGGCCTCGTCGGCCTCGGGGACGCGACGCTCAACGGGCGCGAGCTGTCCGTGGCCTCCTACCTGCGCGACCACGTGGCGCCGCTGCTCGTCGGCCGCGACGCGCGCAACATCGAGGACACCTGGCAGTACCTCTCGCGCGGGGCCTACTGGCGGCGCGGGCCCGTGACCATGACGGCGATCGCCGCCGTCGACATGGCGCTGTGGGACCTCAAGGGCAAGGCCGCCGGCATGCCCGTCTACCAGCTGCTCGGGGGCCGCAGCCGGCGGGGCGCGCTCGCGTACGGGCACGCGTCCGGCACGACGCTCGACGCGCTCATGGTCTCGATCCGCAACCACCTCGACCGCGGGTTCCGCGCGATCCGGCTGCAGACCGGCGTGCCCGGGCTCGGCAAGGTCTACGGCGTCGGGACGGACCAGGGCGTCGGTCAGAAGTACGACTACGAGCCCGCCGGACGCACGGCGGCGCCGGTCGAGGAGGACTGGGACACCCGCGCCTACCTGCGCCACATCCCGTCCGTCTTCGAGGCGGTCCGGGCCGAGTTCGGCCCCGAGCTGCCGCTGCTGCACGACGCGCACCACCGGCTGTCCCCGAACGAGGCCGCCCAGCTGGGCCGCAGCCTCGAGCCGTACGACCTGTTCTGGCTCGAGGACGTCACGCCCGCGGACAACCCCGAGGCGCTGCGGCGCGTCCGCGCGATGACCACGACGCCGCTGGCCATCGGCGAGGTGCTCACGAGCATCCACGACTACCGCCAGCTCATCACCGAGCAGCTGATCGACTTCGTCCGGTCCTCGCCCGCCCACGCGGGCGGCATCACCGGGGTCAAGAAGCTCATGGACCTCGCCGCGCTGTACGGGATCCGGTCCGGCTTCCACCAGCCGACCGACATCTCCCCCGTCGGCATGGCCGCCGCCCTGCACCTGGACATCGCCCTGCACAACTTCGGCATCCAGGAGTTCATGGAGCACAACGAGCGCACGCTCGAGGTGTTCCGCACCAGCTACACCTTCACCGACGGCCTCCTGGACCCCGGCGAGACGCCCGGCCTCGGCGTCGACCTGGACCTGGAGCTCGCGGCGCAGTTCGAGTACACCCCCGCGTACCTGCCCGTGAACCGCCTGCGGGACGGCACCCTGCACGACTGGTGA
- a CDS encoding sugar kinase: protein MTSLTIRPADECRYDAVSLGEVMLRLDPGEGRIRTARSFKAWEGGGEYNVTRGLRRAFGLRGAVVTALADNEVGRLVEDFILTGGLDTQFIQWVPYDGIGRGVRNGLNFTERGFGVRGAVGVSDRGLTAASQMAPGDVDWDHLFGDLGVRWLHTGGIYAALSETTAEVVVEAVTAAKRHGTVVSYDLNYRPSLWKSIGGHAKAQEVNKRIAEHVDVMIGNEEDFTASLGFEVEGVDENISAIEVDAFAAMIEKAAAAYPNFQVIGTTLRTVHSASSNDWGALAWSRETGVVQSTYRERLEILDRVGGGDSFASGLIYGLLDGQPLQTAVEYGAAHGALAMTTPGDTTMVTKAEVLKLAGGGGARVDR, encoded by the coding sequence ATGACCAGCCTGACCATCCGTCCCGCGGACGAGTGCCGCTACGACGCCGTCTCCCTCGGCGAGGTGATGCTCCGCCTCGACCCGGGCGAGGGCCGCATCCGCACCGCCCGCTCCTTCAAGGCCTGGGAGGGCGGCGGCGAGTACAACGTCACGCGCGGCCTGCGCCGGGCCTTCGGCCTGCGCGGCGCGGTCGTCACCGCGCTCGCGGACAACGAGGTCGGCCGCCTCGTCGAGGACTTCATCCTCACCGGCGGGCTCGACACCCAGTTCATCCAGTGGGTTCCCTACGACGGCATCGGCCGCGGGGTGCGCAACGGCCTCAACTTCACCGAGCGCGGCTTCGGCGTGCGCGGCGCCGTCGGCGTCTCGGACCGCGGCCTGACGGCCGCCTCGCAGATGGCCCCGGGCGACGTCGACTGGGACCACCTGTTCGGTGACCTCGGCGTGCGCTGGCTGCACACGGGCGGCATCTACGCCGCGCTCAGCGAGACGACGGCGGAGGTCGTCGTCGAGGCGGTCACGGCCGCCAAGCGCCACGGCACCGTGGTCTCGTACGACCTCAACTACCGCCCGTCGCTGTGGAAGTCGATCGGCGGCCACGCGAAGGCGCAGGAGGTCAACAAGCGCATCGCCGAGCACGTCGACGTCATGATCGGCAACGAGGAGGACTTCACCGCCTCGCTCGGCTTCGAGGTCGAGGGCGTCGACGAGAACATCTCCGCGATCGAGGTCGACGCGTTCGCCGCGATGATCGAGAAGGCGGCGGCGGCCTACCCGAACTTCCAGGTGATCGGCACGACCCTGCGGACCGTGCACTCGGCCAGCAGCAACGACTGGGGCGCCCTGGCCTGGTCCCGCGAGACCGGCGTGGTGCAGTCCACCTACCGCGAGCGGCTCGAGATCCTCGACCGCGTGGGCGGTGGCGACTCCTTCGCCTCGGGCCTGATCTACGGGCTGCTCGACGGCCAGCCGCTCCAGACGGCCGTGGAGTACGGCGCGGCGCACGGTGCGCTCGCGATGACGACGCCGGGCGACACCACCATGGTCACCAAGGCCGAGGTGCTCAAGCTCGCCGGTGGCGGCGGCGCGCGGGTGGACCGGTGA
- a CDS encoding HD domain-containing phosphohydrolase, with product MASGPTQNYDDASLGAWRPRPVLAAAVRTATYGAPVLVTLGFGAAAVRWFPPSRLGLDPWLWLLLEVLCATALVMGTGAALRRLLPLSALLRLTAYFPDRAPSRLAVARRTYSPAALETGTLAAPGDHARLLLDLVRRLDAHDRTTFRHSERVQAYSALIGERLGLSRDDLARLAWAALLHDVGKLAVPVPVLTKAGRPDDAEWATLAEHPARGGHLVASLAPWLGSWTDAVAQHHERWDGAGYPTRLAGTQISLAARIVAVADAFDVITSARPYKKPLSAAAARAELTRCAGTQFDPAVVRALLAVGLVRLRLVAGPVSALAALPGLRAVPDAAGAVPSLAAATTSAVVAAGLVVAAPVLAPAPHDQGTVGSSAHATPTGAPAALAARGASAPGGSPGASTAPDDAAGSAPGAEVAADADQRDVASAGTSAEAGTAPAEPTPDAAPATTVAGPPSAGAAPGAPAAPSARPATHGPSSAAPGPAPAKPAPPVTSPQPGPAARPCERARAGATDLRGADLAGCDLSGLALTGTWAGAKLNGASLVGATLVDLDLTGARLQGADLTRATVTRVRFDDADLQGATFRDATVTGSSFTGAAKARSALAGAHVDGAPHAG from the coding sequence ATGGCGTCCGGTCCCACGCAGAACTACGACGACGCCTCCCTCGGCGCGTGGCGGCCGCGACCCGTGCTGGCGGCCGCGGTGCGGACCGCGACGTACGGCGCACCCGTGCTCGTGACCCTGGGGTTCGGCGCCGCGGCCGTGCGGTGGTTCCCGCCGTCGCGGCTGGGCCTGGACCCGTGGCTGTGGCTCCTGCTCGAGGTGCTCTGCGCGACGGCGCTGGTCATGGGCACCGGCGCGGCCCTGCGCCGGCTCCTGCCGCTGAGCGCGCTGCTGCGCCTGACCGCGTACTTCCCCGACCGTGCTCCCTCGCGGCTCGCGGTGGCACGGCGCACGTACTCGCCGGCCGCGCTCGAGACCGGCACGCTCGCGGCCCCCGGGGACCACGCGAGGCTCCTGCTCGACCTCGTGCGCCGGCTCGACGCCCACGACCGCACGACCTTCCGGCACTCCGAGCGCGTCCAGGCGTACAGCGCGCTCATCGGTGAGCGGCTCGGCCTGTCGCGCGACGACCTCGCGCGCCTCGCGTGGGCGGCCCTGCTGCACGACGTCGGCAAGCTCGCGGTGCCGGTGCCGGTCCTGACCAAGGCCGGGCGCCCGGACGACGCGGAGTGGGCGACGCTGGCCGAGCACCCCGCCCGCGGCGGGCACCTGGTCGCGTCGCTCGCCCCGTGGCTCGGGTCGTGGACCGACGCGGTCGCCCAGCACCACGAGCGCTGGGACGGCGCCGGCTACCCGACGAGGCTCGCGGGCACGCAGATCAGCCTCGCGGCACGCATCGTCGCCGTCGCGGACGCCTTCGACGTCATCACCTCCGCGCGGCCGTACAAGAAGCCGCTCTCGGCGGCGGCCGCACGGGCCGAGCTCACGCGCTGCGCCGGCACCCAGTTCGACCCCGCGGTCGTGCGGGCGCTGCTCGCCGTGGGCCTCGTCCGGCTCCGCCTCGTCGCGGGGCCCGTCTCGGCACTGGCGGCGCTGCCCGGCCTGCGCGCGGTCCCGGACGCCGCCGGCGCGGTGCCCTCGCTCGCCGCGGCCACGACCTCCGCCGTGGTGGCCGCCGGCCTCGTGGTCGCCGCGCCCGTCCTGGCTCCCGCTCCGCACGACCAGGGGACGGTCGGGTCCTCGGCGCACGCGACGCCGACCGGCGCACCCGCTGCGCTCGCGGCGCGCGGCGCGTCCGCGCCGGGCGGGTCGCCGGGCGCGTCCACGGCACCGGACGACGCCGCGGGCTCCGCACCGGGCGCCGAGGTCGCCGCCGACGCCGACCAGCGCGACGTCGCGTCCGCGGGCACGTCCGCCGAGGCGGGCACGGCCCCGGCGGAGCCCACGCCCGACGCGGCTCCGGCCACGACCGTCGCGGGCCCGCCGTCGGCCGGTGCCGCTCCCGGCGCTCCCGCGGCGCCCAGCGCCCGGCCCGCGACCCATGGCCCGAGCTCGGCCGCGCCGGGCCCTGCACCTGCGAAGCCCGCACCCCCGGTCACCAGCCCGCAGCCGGGCCCCGCCGCGCGGCCGTGCGAGCGCGCGCGGGCCGGTGCCACCGACCTGCGCGGCGCCGACCTCGCCGGCTGCGACCTGTCCGGGCTCGCGCTCACGGGGACCTGGGCCGGGGCCAAGCTGAACGGCGCGAGCCTGGTCGGGGCGACGCTCGTGGACCTCGACCTCACCGGGGCCAGGCTCCAGGGCGCCGACCTCACGCGTGCCACCGTGACGCGCGTGCGCTTCGACGACGCGGACCTGCAGGGCGCGACGTTCCGCGACGCGACGGTGACCGGCTCGAGCTTCACGGGGGCGGCCAAGGCGCGGTCCGCCCTGGCCGGCGCCCACGTGGACGGCGCGCCGCACGCGGGCTGA
- a CDS encoding L-fuconate dehydratase has product MKITHVEIEDVRFPTSLTADGSDAMNKDGDYSAAYVVLRTDGTAPDGTPLAGYGLTFTTGRGNDIVAMAARQQAALLVGRDVEAMVADMGGVYRDLTADAQIRWLGPEKGVVHLSLSAVMNAAWDLAGRLAGKPVWRLLADMTPEQLVDVADLRYLSDALTRDEAIALLRAQESGKAGRIAELERTGYPCYTTSAGWLGYSDEKLRRLCQEAVDAGYRHVKLKVGANLEDDIRRCAIAREVIGPDRVLMIDANQVWDVDQAIEWTNALAQFDLLWIEEPTSPDDILGHAAIQRGVAPVGVATGEHCHNRVMFKQFMQAGALDFCQLDAGRLASLNEIVAVLLLAAKFGVPVCPHAGGVGLCEMVQHVSMLDFVAVSGTREGRVTEFVDHLHEHFTDPCVVQDAAYVLPSLPGYSTQMHEASVAEFRYPDGAYWAGRLAAV; this is encoded by the coding sequence ATGAAGATCACCCACGTCGAGATCGAGGACGTCCGCTTCCCGACCTCGCTCACGGCCGACGGCTCGGACGCGATGAACAAGGACGGCGACTACTCCGCCGCCTACGTCGTCCTGCGCACCGACGGGACGGCGCCGGACGGGACGCCCCTGGCCGGCTACGGCCTGACCTTCACCACGGGTCGCGGCAACGACATCGTCGCGATGGCCGCGCGCCAGCAGGCCGCGCTCCTCGTCGGGCGCGACGTCGAGGCCATGGTCGCGGACATGGGCGGCGTCTACCGCGACCTGACCGCCGACGCCCAGATCCGCTGGCTCGGGCCGGAGAAGGGCGTCGTCCACCTGTCGCTCTCCGCCGTCATGAACGCCGCGTGGGACCTGGCCGGACGCCTCGCGGGCAAGCCCGTGTGGCGCCTGCTCGCCGACATGACCCCCGAGCAGCTCGTCGACGTGGCGGACCTGCGCTACCTGTCCGACGCCCTGACGCGCGACGAGGCGATCGCGCTGCTCCGCGCGCAGGAGTCCGGCAAGGCCGGGCGCATCGCCGAGCTCGAGCGCACCGGCTACCCCTGCTACACGACGTCGGCCGGGTGGCTCGGCTACAGCGACGAGAAGCTGCGGCGCCTGTGCCAGGAGGCGGTCGACGCCGGCTACCGGCACGTCAAGCTCAAGGTGGGCGCCAACCTCGAGGACGACATCCGGCGCTGCGCCATCGCGCGCGAGGTCATCGGCCCGGACCGGGTCCTGATGATCGACGCCAACCAGGTCTGGGACGTGGACCAGGCGATCGAGTGGACCAACGCCCTCGCGCAGTTCGACCTGCTGTGGATCGAGGAGCCGACGAGCCCCGACGACATCCTCGGGCACGCCGCGATCCAGCGCGGTGTCGCGCCCGTCGGCGTCGCGACCGGCGAGCACTGCCACAACCGGGTGATGTTCAAGCAGTTCATGCAGGCCGGCGCGCTCGACTTCTGCCAGCTCGACGCGGGCCGGCTCGCGAGCCTGAACGAGATCGTCGCGGTGCTCCTCCTGGCCGCGAAGTTCGGCGTGCCGGTGTGCCCGCACGCCGGCGGAGTCGGCCTGTGCGAGATGGTCCAGCACGTCTCGATGCTCGACTTCGTGGCCGTCTCCGGCACGCGCGAGGGACGGGTCACGGAGTTCGTCGACCACCTCCACGAGCACTTCACCGACCCCTGCGTGGTGCAGGACGCCGCCTACGTGCTGCCCAGTCTGCCGGGCTACTCGACGCAGATGCACGAGGCGTCGGTCGCCGAGTTCCGCTACCCGGACGGGGCGTACTGGGCCGGACGCCTCGCCGCCGTGTGA